A window of uncultured Litoreibacter sp. contains these coding sequences:
- a CDS encoding H-type lectin domain-containing protein has translation MQKLTNNRIGVTQGSRVLFSDYVDDGPMWTGTGPREQRFDVAFEEAFASIPNVHVGLSMWDIDHKRNQRMDIAAENISEKGFDLVFRTWGDSRVARVRANWMVIGPLPNEDDWELY, from the coding sequence ATGCAGAAGTTAACAAACAACCGGATCGGCGTGACGCAGGGCTCCCGAGTGCTGTTTTCCGACTATGTCGATGACGGCCCTATGTGGACCGGCACAGGGCCGCGCGAGCAGCGGTTCGATGTGGCGTTTGAGGAGGCCTTTGCCTCTATCCCCAACGTACATGTCGGTTTGAGCATGTGGGACATTGACCACAAGCGGAACCAGCGCATGGATATCGCGGCTGAGAACATTTCCGAAAAAGGGTTCGATCTGGTGTTTCGGACCTGGGGCGACAGCCGTGTCGCACGTGTGCGAGCGAATTGGATGGTCATCGGTCCGTTGCCCAATGAGGATGACTGGGAACTTTACTGA
- a CDS encoding ribose-phosphate pyrophosphokinase, whose product MPTTTEPKLIAGNANKPLATTIAKRMSMHRGIKVVPVDARVERFNDGEIFVEVFENVRGEDMFIIQSTSNPANDNLMELLIMSDALKRSSAARITAVIPYFGYARQDRRTKARTPISAKLVANLIEEAGIERVLTMDLHAAQIQGFFDVPVDNLYASPIFALDILHHFKDMSDVMVVSPDVGGVARARELAQRIKAPLSIVDKRREKPGEVAEMTVIGDVKGKKCIIVDDICDTAGTLCKAAEVIMAAGATEVHSYITHGVLSGPAVERITKSVMKSLVITDSIEPTDPVKKCKNIRIVPTAPMFAQAILNISGGTSVSSLFDADTLAPIYEGMYPGA is encoded by the coding sequence ATGCCAACCACCACCGAGCCGAAACTGATCGCGGGCAACGCGAACAAGCCACTTGCCACGACCATCGCCAAACGCATGTCCATGCATCGCGGCATCAAAGTCGTGCCCGTCGACGCCCGCGTTGAACGGTTCAACGACGGCGAGATTTTTGTCGAGGTGTTTGAAAACGTGCGCGGCGAGGACATGTTCATCATCCAGTCCACCTCCAACCCCGCAAATGACAACCTGATGGAGCTGCTGATCATGTCGGACGCTTTGAAGCGTTCCTCAGCCGCCCGCATCACCGCCGTCATTCCCTATTTCGGCTACGCCCGCCAGGACCGCCGCACAAAAGCCCGCACACCGATTTCGGCCAAGCTTGTTGCCAACCTGATCGAGGAAGCCGGCATCGAACGGGTTCTCACAATGGACCTGCATGCCGCGCAAATTCAGGGCTTTTTCGATGTGCCGGTGGACAACCTCTACGCCTCCCCGATCTTCGCGCTCGACATCTTGCACCACTTCAAGGACATGAGCGACGTCATGGTCGTCTCCCCAGATGTGGGCGGCGTGGCCCGCGCGCGCGAATTGGCGCAACGGATCAAAGCCCCGCTCTCCATCGTCGACAAGCGCCGCGAGAAACCCGGTGAGGTGGCCGAAATGACGGTCATTGGCGACGTCAAAGGCAAGAAATGTATCATCGTGGACGACATCTGCGATACGGCCGGCACGCTGTGCAAAGCGGCGGAAGTCATCATGGCCGCCGGCGCCACCGAGGTGCACAGCTACATCACCCACGGCGTCCTCTCCGGCCCAGCGGTCGAGCGGATCACCAAATCAGTGATGAAGAGCCTGGTGATCACCGACAGCATCGAGCCGACCGACCCCGTCAAGAAATGCAAAAACATCCGCATCGTGCCAACCGCGCCGATGTTTGCTCAGGCGATCCTGAACATCTCTGGCGGCACCTCCGTGTCCTCGCTCTTTGACGCAGACACGCTGGCGCCAATCTACGAGGGCATGTATCCGGGCGCCTAA
- a CDS encoding 2-hydroxychromene-2-carboxylate isomerase, translating into MPHIDYYFATLSPYTYLAGTRMEEVAAKHGATIRYKPLDIMGLFGRTGGTPPPQRHINRQEWRLQEMRRSASKLGMKMNLKPAHWPTNPAPSSYAIIAAQTAGGGDLAGLVHGFVRAVWAEEKDVSDDAVVRAVLEAHGFDGGLADSGMLAGAEEYAANLEEAVEKGVFGAPFYITDGDERFWGQDKIEDLDLYLQGKL; encoded by the coding sequence ATGCCCCATATCGACTACTATTTTGCCACGCTTTCCCCCTACACCTACCTTGCGGGCACCCGGATGGAGGAGGTGGCCGCAAAGCATGGCGCGACCATCCGCTACAAGCCGTTGGACATCATGGGGCTGTTCGGGCGCACGGGCGGCACACCGCCGCCGCAGCGTCATATCAACCGGCAGGAATGGCGCTTGCAGGAGATGCGGCGCTCTGCCTCCAAGTTGGGCATGAAGATGAACCTAAAGCCCGCGCATTGGCCGACCAACCCGGCGCCGTCCTCTTATGCGATCATTGCGGCGCAGACAGCTGGCGGGGGTGACCTTGCGGGCCTAGTGCATGGTTTCGTGCGCGCTGTTTGGGCAGAGGAAAAAGACGTCTCTGACGATGCGGTCGTCCGCGCCGTGCTCGAAGCCCATGGGTTTGACGGCGGCCTTGCGGATAGCGGTATGTTGGCAGGGGCCGAGGAATACGCCGCCAACCTTGAGGAAGCGGTTGAAAAGGGCGTGTTCGGTGCGCCGTTTTACATCACCGACGGTGATGAGCGGTTCTGGGGGCAGGACAAGATCGAAGATCTGGACCTGTACCTGCAGGGCAAGCTGTAG
- a CDS encoding alpha/beta hydrolase translates to MAHFIRSGHGPEDGLLLHCMLANARALDGLTAKLAGDMQMLSMDLPGHGQSEDWDTARDYAEMARDMAVGLLERPAHIVGHSYGGYVALRLAVDHPELVRSLTLIEPVFFAAAKHSDPAAFKTYERSSRAFIGAIAVGDLVSAARAFTADWGDGKPWESMKPDAMDYIIERMPLVAASGASIVKDSGDVFDRLSEIDVPCLLIEGQNSPPVMGAILTALVGQIANTQRVEVEDAGHMAPLTHVPEVAALISAFQEGQPRSSEIS, encoded by the coding sequence ATGGCCCATTTCATCCGGTCCGGTCATGGGCCGGAGGACGGGCTGCTGTTGCATTGCATGCTGGCAAATGCGCGCGCTTTGGATGGGCTGACCGCCAAGCTGGCGGGCGACATGCAAATGCTGTCGATGGACCTGCCCGGGCATGGGCAATCCGAGGATTGGGATACGGCGCGCGACTATGCCGAAATGGCGCGGGACATGGCTGTGGGACTGCTGGAACGGCCCGCCCATATCGTCGGTCATTCCTACGGCGGCTATGTGGCGTTGCGGCTGGCCGTTGATCACCCGGAACTGGTGCGCAGCCTGACGTTGATTGAGCCAGTTTTCTTTGCTGCTGCCAAACACAGCGACCCCGCGGCGTTTAAGACCTATGAGCGATCAAGCCGGGCATTTATTGGGGCGATAGCCGTTGGTGATCTGGTCTCCGCTGCGCGCGCTTTCACCGCCGATTGGGGTGACGGAAAGCCGTGGGAAAGCATGAAGCCTGATGCCATGGACTATATCATCGAGCGAATGCCGCTGGTTGCGGCCAGCGGGGCGTCAATTGTCAAAGACAGCGGCGATGTATTTGACCGTTTGAGCGAGATTGATGTGCCGTGCCTGCTTATTGAGGGGCAAAATTCGCCCCCTGTAATGGGTGCAATCCTGACTGCGTTAGTGGGTCAGATTGCCAATACGCAACGTGTGGAGGTCGAGGATGCGGGCCATATGGCCCCGCTGACGCACGTGCCGGAAGTTGCGGCGCTGATCAGCGCCTTCCAGGAGGGTCAGCCTCGGAGCAGCGAGATCAGTTGA
- a CDS encoding low specificity L-threonine aldolase, with translation MYSLNFASDNAGPMHPKVLEAVIAANDGYQMPYGNDTIMEDVRAKIRSTFEAPDAAVFLVATGTAANALALATYADPWDAIFAHRVSHVEEDECGAPEFYAHGAKIVLVEGQGAKMDPDDLRAKITKAEDKDVHSIQRGPVTITQATEVGTLYSLDVIKQITSIAHEFGVKTHLDGARFANACAALGCSAAEMTWKAGIDVVSFGGTKNGCAGVEAVIFFDPTEARQFELRRKRGAHLFSKHRFLSAQMQAYVTNDLWLELGAKANANCARLVAGIDGIEGATIPDRPQANMVFANLPRAAHRRAMGAGAKYYLFPFDASLEGPDDEPIRCRMVCDWNKTAEEIDQLISLLRG, from the coding sequence ATGTACAGCCTCAACTTTGCATCTGACAACGCTGGCCCAATGCACCCAAAGGTCTTGGAGGCGGTCATCGCCGCGAATGACGGCTACCAGATGCCCTACGGCAACGACACGATCATGGAAGACGTGCGCGCCAAGATCCGGAGCACATTTGAAGCCCCTGACGCCGCCGTTTTTCTGGTCGCCACCGGCACTGCGGCCAATGCACTTGCTCTCGCAACATATGCCGACCCGTGGGACGCGATTTTTGCCCATCGGGTCAGCCACGTCGAAGAGGATGAGTGCGGCGCGCCGGAATTCTACGCGCACGGCGCGAAGATCGTGCTGGTCGAAGGCCAAGGCGCAAAAATGGACCCTGACGACCTGCGCGCGAAGATAACCAAGGCCGAGGACAAGGACGTGCATTCCATCCAGCGCGGACCTGTCACCATCACGCAAGCGACGGAGGTTGGTACGCTCTACAGCCTTGATGTGATCAAGCAGATCACCTCGATCGCGCATGAGTTCGGCGTAAAAACCCATCTCGATGGCGCGCGCTTCGCCAATGCCTGCGCCGCGCTTGGTTGCTCGGCGGCCGAGATGACGTGGAAAGCGGGGATTGATGTGGTGTCCTTTGGTGGCACCAAGAACGGTTGTGCCGGTGTCGAAGCAGTCATTTTCTTTGATCCGACCGAGGCGCGGCAATTTGAACTGCGCCGCAAACGCGGGGCGCACCTGTTTTCCAAACATCGCTTCTTATCTGCGCAGATGCAGGCCTATGTCACCAATGATCTGTGGTTGGAGCTTGGCGCGAAAGCCAATGCGAACTGCGCGCGTCTTGTTGCTGGAATTGATGGCATCGAAGGGGCAACCATCCCTGACCGTCCGCAGGCCAACATGGTCTTCGCCAACCTGCCCCGCGCCGCCCACCGGCGCGCCATGGGGGCAGGAGCCAAATATTACCTCTTCCCATTTGATGCGTCACTAGAGGGGCCAGATGACGAGCCTATCCGCTGCCGCATGGTCTGCGATTGGAACAAGACGGCGGAAGAAATAGATCAACTGATCTCGCTGCTCCGAGGCTGA
- a CDS encoding YcgN family cysteine cluster protein, which produces MKDPIDRNGLRPKFWEKVPLKKMSSKEWEALCDGCGKCCLNKLEDPETEEIAFTRVACRLLDGDTCRCAQYDIRLQFVPECVHLTPQNISEIAYWMPSTCAYRLLHEGKPLYDWHPLISGTAETVHDAGMSVKGWTVPEFEIPEDEWDDHIIEDL; this is translated from the coding sequence ATGAAGGACCCCATTGACCGAAACGGGCTCCGGCCCAAATTCTGGGAAAAGGTCCCCCTTAAGAAAATGTCCTCGAAAGAGTGGGAAGCCCTGTGCGACGGGTGCGGCAAATGCTGCCTGAACAAGCTTGAAGACCCTGAAACTGAGGAAATCGCCTTCACCCGCGTGGCGTGCCGCCTGCTCGATGGCGACACCTGCCGCTGCGCTCAATATGACATTCGGCTGCAATTCGTCCCGGAATGCGTTCACCTGACGCCGCAAAACATCAGCGAGATTGCCTATTGGATGCCGTCGACCTGCGCCTATCGCCTGCTCCACGAAGGCAAGCCGCTTTACGATTGGCACCCGCTGATTTCGGGAACCGCCGAAACGGTTCACGATGCCGGCATGTCCGTCAAAGGCTGGACCGTACCCGAATTTGAAATCCCTGAAGACGAGTGGGATGACCACATCATCGAAGACCTATAG
- a CDS encoding bifunctional riboflavin kinase/FAD synthetase, whose amino-acid sequence MRIIRDHQFVSPEDRGATVAIGNFDGVHIGHQAVIDIARRAAPEAPLGIVTFEPHPREYFAPDAPPFRLMNAEAKANRLEKLGVQRLYELNFNASLSGLTAEEFARDVIAQGLGLTHVVVGADFCFGKGRAGNTQMLREFGNDHGFGVTIADIVETGAQQVSSTNIRQALTDGNPRDAAEMLGHWHRIEGKVITGEQRGRELGYPTANQDTTGLHQPKFGVYAVFVDVLTGPHQGSYQGAASIGVRPMFGENQPNCETYLFDFKGDLYGEHISVALVDYLRGEEKFESLDALIAQMDADCAQARALLANA is encoded by the coding sequence ATGCGCATCATACGTGACCATCAGTTCGTCAGCCCGGAAGACCGCGGCGCCACGGTTGCCATAGGCAATTTTGACGGCGTTCATATTGGCCATCAGGCCGTGATCGACATCGCCAGACGGGCGGCCCCCGAAGCACCGTTGGGGATCGTAACATTCGAGCCGCACCCCCGCGAATATTTCGCCCCCGACGCTCCGCCCTTCCGGCTCATGAACGCAGAAGCCAAGGCCAATCGACTTGAAAAATTAGGGGTCCAGCGCCTGTATGAGCTAAACTTCAACGCCTCACTATCCGGTCTGACCGCAGAAGAATTCGCCCGCGACGTCATCGCTCAGGGGCTTGGCCTGACGCATGTCGTGGTCGGCGCGGATTTCTGCTTTGGCAAGGGACGCGCTGGGAACACCCAGATGCTCAGGGAGTTTGGCAATGACCACGGCTTCGGCGTGACAATCGCAGACATAGTCGAGACGGGCGCGCAGCAGGTGTCCTCTACCAACATCCGCCAGGCACTCACTGACGGAAACCCGCGCGACGCGGCCGAAATGCTGGGCCACTGGCACCGGATAGAGGGCAAGGTGATCACCGGCGAACAGCGTGGCCGCGAGTTGGGTTACCCCACCGCGAACCAGGACACGACCGGGCTGCACCAGCCGAAGTTCGGCGTCTATGCGGTGTTTGTGGACGTTCTGACCGGCCCGCATCAAGGCAGCTACCAGGGGGCAGCCTCCATCGGTGTGCGTCCGATGTTTGGTGAGAACCAGCCAAACTGCGAAACCTATCTCTTTGACTTCAAAGGGGATCTGTATGGGGAACATATTTCCGTCGCGCTGGTGGATTACCTGCGCGGTGAAGAAAAGTTCGAGAGCTTAGACGCGTTGATTGCCCAGATGGACGCCGATTGCGCGCAGGCCCGCGCCCTCTTGGCCAACGCATGA
- a CDS encoding MaoC family dehydratase, with protein sequence MLDTARDNFPRGTICIEDIEIGMKRHLRKQVTDRDIELFAEVSTDRNPVHLDDDYAQDTIFEGRIAHGMLTAGLISAVIGEQLPGHGTVYLGQSLKFMAPVRPGDMVMAEVEVTDIDHAKRKVTMMTRCEVDGKNVLKGEAVVLAPSRKFD encoded by the coding sequence ATGCTCGATACGGCCAGAGACAATTTCCCCCGCGGAACGATCTGCATCGAAGATATCGAGATCGGCATGAAACGCCATCTGCGCAAGCAGGTCACCGACCGCGATATCGAATTGTTTGCCGAAGTCTCCACCGATCGAAACCCGGTGCATCTAGATGACGACTACGCCCAAGACACAATTTTTGAAGGCCGCATCGCCCATGGCATGCTGACCGCCGGGTTGATTTCGGCCGTTATTGGCGAACAACTTCCTGGCCATGGCACAGTCTACCTTGGTCAAAGTCTCAAATTCATGGCACCCGTGCGCCCCGGCGACATGGTCATGGCAGAGGTCGAGGTGACCGACATCGACCACGCCAAACGCAAAGTGACCATGATGACCCGCTGCGAAGTTGACGGGAAAAACGTGCTAAAGGGGGAGGCCGTGGTCTTGGCCCCTTCGCGCAAATTCGATTAA
- a CDS encoding TIGR01459 family HAD-type hydrolase, whose translation MTQIIDALTEISDQYDALFVDLWGCIHNGVDPFESAVEAMRKYRQSGGTVIYVTNAPRHRASVAKQLEKIGVAADSYDDIATSGDSARAAMYRGAVGSKVFFIGQPHDQTFFDPLNIIENPVEIQQVPLQQAEGIICCGPVDPMADPEENRADFLYAKQKGMKLLCANPDIVVDRGEHREWCAGALAQLYTEMGGESLYFGKPHPPIYDLARRRLAALGKSTSDARILCIGDGVLTDIQGAQGEDLDSLFISGGLAAAETKTDRHPDPDLLNAYLQKEMVSPRYTIGKLS comes from the coding sequence ATGACCCAGATCATCGACGCGTTAACCGAGATTTCCGATCAATATGACGCGCTGTTTGTGGACCTTTGGGGCTGCATTCATAACGGCGTTGACCCGTTTGAAAGCGCCGTTGAGGCGATGCGAAAATACCGTCAAAGCGGCGGCACTGTCATCTACGTAACCAACGCCCCGCGACACCGCGCGTCGGTTGCAAAACAACTTGAAAAGATCGGTGTCGCCGCTGACAGCTACGACGACATCGCCACTTCGGGCGACAGCGCGCGGGCCGCAATGTATCGCGGCGCGGTTGGCTCCAAAGTGTTCTTCATTGGTCAGCCACACGATCAAACTTTCTTCGACCCTCTGAATATCATCGAAAATCCGGTGGAAATTCAACAGGTTCCCCTGCAGCAGGCCGAAGGTATAATTTGTTGCGGACCGGTTGACCCCATGGCCGATCCGGAAGAAAACCGCGCCGATTTCCTATATGCCAAGCAGAAGGGCATGAAGCTGCTCTGCGCCAATCCCGACATTGTTGTGGATCGCGGTGAGCACCGCGAATGGTGCGCCGGTGCTCTGGCGCAGCTCTACACCGAGATGGGCGGCGAAAGCCTCTATTTCGGCAAGCCTCACCCGCCAATTTATGACCTCGCCCGCCGCCGGTTGGCCGCATTGGGGAAATCCACGTCTGACGCCCGTATCCTGTGTATCGGCGACGGCGTGTTAACCGACATTCAGGGCGCGCAAGGCGAAGACCTTGATTCCCTTTTCATCTCTGGCGGCCTTGCCGCGGCGGAAACAAAAACTGACCGGCACCCAGATCCCGACCTGCTAAACGCTTATCTTCAAAAGGAAATGGTGAGCCCACGCTACACAATTGGGAAGCTGAGCTAA
- a CDS encoding thioredoxin family protein, with the protein MALLDTPVCNFDWPAPDFELQDPDGQTTTLQSAMGPKGLLVAFLCNHCPYVQAIAERLAEDTNELKATGVNTVAIMSNDYDLVPADSPANMKAYAKLSGWTFPYLVDEGQAVGKAYGAVCTPDFFGFNAHGGLQYRGRLDSAAMGNPDGRTRELVHAMRQVAETGKGPQDQIPSMGCSIKWR; encoded by the coding sequence GTGGCTTTACTCGACACACCTGTTTGTAATTTCGACTGGCCCGCCCCTGATTTTGAACTTCAGGACCCGGACGGCCAGACCACCACATTGCAGTCGGCGATGGGGCCCAAGGGGCTTCTAGTCGCCTTTTTGTGCAACCATTGCCCATATGTGCAGGCCATTGCCGAGCGATTGGCAGAGGACACAAACGAACTCAAAGCAACAGGCGTCAATACGGTCGCAATCATGTCCAATGACTACGACTTGGTGCCCGCCGACAGCCCCGCGAACATGAAAGCTTACGCCAAACTCAGCGGCTGGACGTTTCCTTATCTCGTCGACGAGGGCCAGGCGGTCGGCAAGGCCTACGGCGCGGTATGTACGCCCGACTTCTTTGGTTTCAACGCGCATGGCGGCCTGCAATATCGGGGCCGCCTCGACAGCGCGGCCATGGGCAACCCTGACGGGCGCACGCGGGAACTCGTTCACGCCATGCGTCAGGTCGCCGAAACCGGAAAAGGTCCGCAGGACCAAATCCCGTCAATGGGCTGTTCAATCAAGTGGCGGTAA